One window of the Octopus sinensis linkage group LG9, ASM634580v1, whole genome shotgun sequence genome contains the following:
- the LOC115215909 gene encoding histone H2A-like, protein MSGRGKGGKVKGKSKTRSSRAGLQFPVGRIHRLLRKGNYAQRVGAGAPVYLAAVMEYLAAEVLELAGNAARDNKKSRIIPRHLQLAIRNDEELNKLLSGVTIAQGGVLPNIQAVLLPKKTQKASK, encoded by the coding sequence ATGTCTGGTCGTGGTAAAGGAGGTAAAGTGAAGGGAAAGAGCAAGACCCGTTCGTCCCGTGCTGGACTTCAGTTCCCTGTCGGACGTATCCACCGTCTTCTGCGTAAGGGAAACTATGCCCAACGTGTTGGTGCCGGAGCCCCAGTCTACCTGGCTGCTGTGATGGAATATTTGGCTGCCGAAGTGTTGGAATTGGCAGGAAATGCTGCCAGAGACAACAAGAAATCCAGAATTATTCCCCGTCATTTACAGTTGGCCATCCGCAACGACGAAGAATTGAACAAGCTTTTGTCTGGAGTGACCATCGCCCAGGGTGGTGTTCTTCCCAACATCCAGGCTGTTCTTCTCCCCAAGAAGACCCAGAAGGCTTCCAAGTAA
- the LOC115215902 gene encoding histone H2B, gonadal-like encodes MPPAPATASKGAKKASKAKASRPPGDKKRKKKRKESYSIYIYKVMKQVHPDTGISSKAMSIMNSFVNDLFERIASEASRLAHYNKRSTISSREVQTAVRLLLPGELAKHAVSEGTKAVTKYTSSK; translated from the coding sequence atgccaccagcaccagctACCGCTTCGAAAGGAGCCAAGAAGGCTTCGAAGGCCAAAGCTTCACGTCCCCCCGGAGACAAGAAGcgcaagaagaagaggaaggaaagttATTCCATCTACATCTACAAAGTAATGAAACAAGTCCACCCCGACACTGGCATCTCCAGCAAAGCTATGTCCATCATGAACAGTTTTGTCAACGATTTGTTCGAAAGAATCGCTTCTGAAGCCAGCCGTTTGGCTCACTACAACAAACGTTCGACCATCAGTAGCCGTGAGGTGCAGACTGCTGTCCGTCTGCTTCTCCCTGGTGAGTTGGCCAAACACGCCGTCTCTGAAGGTACCAAGGCTGTCACCAAATACACCAGCAGCAAGTAA
- the LOC118764758 gene encoding histone H4, with product MSGRGKGGKGLGKGGAKRHRKVLRDNIQGITKPAIRRLARRGGVKRISGLIYEETRGVLKVFLENVIRDAVTYTEHAKRKTVTAMDVVYALKRQGRTLYGFGG from the coding sequence ATGTCTGGTCGTGGTAAAGGAGGAAAAGGTTTGGGAAAAGGAGGCGCCAAGCGTCACAGGAAGGTGTTGAGAGATAACATCCAGGGCATCACCAAACCGGCCATCCGTCGTCTGGCTCGTCGAGGTGGTGTGAAACGTATCTCTGGTTTGATCTACGAAGAGACCCGTGGTGTGTTGAAGGTGTTCTTGGAGAACGTCATCCGTGATGCTGTCACCTACACCGAGCATGCCAAGAGGAAGACTGTCACCGCTATGGATGTGGTCTATGCTCTCAAGAGACAAGGCAGAACTCTGTACGGATTCGGAGGTTAA
- the LOC115215559 gene encoding histone H2B, gonadal: protein MPPAPATASKGAKKASKAKASRPPGDKKRKKKRKESYSIYIYKVMKQVHPDTGISSKAMSIMNSFVNDLFERIASEASRLAHYNKRSTISSREVQTAVRLLLPGELAKHAVSEGTKAVTKYTSSK from the coding sequence ATGCCACCAGCACCAGCTACCGCTTCGAAAGGAGCCAAGAAGGCTTCGAAGGCCAAAGCTTCACGTCCCCCCGGAGACAAGAAGcgcaagaagaagaggaaggaaagttATTCCATCTACATCTACAAAGTAATGAAACAAGTCCACCCCGACACTGGCATCTCCAGCAAAGCTATGTCCATCATGAACAGTTTTGTCAACGATTTGTTCGAAAGAATCGCTTCTGAAGCCAGCCGTTTGGCTCACTACAACAAACGTTCGACCATCAGTAGCCGTGAGGTGCAGACTGCTGTCCGTCTGCTTCTCCCTGGTGAGTTGGCCAAACACGCCGTCTCTGAAGGTACCAAGGCTGTCACCAAATACACCAGCAGCAAGTAG
- the LOC115215634 gene encoding LOW QUALITY PROTEIN: histone H2A (The sequence of the model RefSeq protein was modified relative to this genomic sequence to represent the inferred CDS: deleted 2 bases in 1 codon) — protein MSGRGKGGKVKGKSKTRSSRAGLQFPVGRIHRLLRKGNYAERVGAGAPVYLAAVMEYLAAEVLELAGNAARDNKKSRIIPRHLQLAIRNDEELNKLLSGVTIAQGGVLPNIQASSPQEDPEGFQLISPLELQHIEYLALFLGPSVFMDDLELIYAFVVEE, from the exons ATGTCTGGTCGTGGTAAAGGAGGTAAAGTGAAGGGAAAGAGCAAGACCCGTTCATCCCGTGCTGGACTTCAGTTCCCTGTCGGACGTATCCATCGTCTTCTCCGCAAAGGAAATTATGCTGAACGTGTTGGTGCCGGAGCCCCAGTCTACCTGGCTGCTGTGATGGAATATTTGGCTGCCGAAGTGTTGGAATTGGCAGGAAATGCTGCCAGAGACAACAAGAAATCCAGAATTATTCCCCGTCATTTACAGTTGGCCATCCGCAACGACGAAGAATTGAACAAGCTTTTGTCTGGAGTGACCATCGCCCAGGGTGGTGTTCTTCCCAACATCCAGGCT TCTTCTCCCCAAGAAGACCCAGAAGGCTTCCAGTTAATCTCTCCCTTGGAACTACAGCATATCGAATATTTGGCTCTTTTTTTAGGACCATCTGTATTTATGGACGATCTCGAGTTGATTTATGCGTTTGTAGTTGAGGAATGA